The following are from one region of the Fusarium keratoplasticum isolate Fu6.1 chromosome 4, whole genome shotgun sequence genome:
- a CDS encoding Calcium/calmodulin-dependent protein kinase, with protein sequence MSFAGMLNRLHGQPESYDKKAKYRFGRTLGAGTYGVVREADGPTGKVAVKIILKRNVKGNEQMVYDELEMLQKLKHPHIVKFVDWFESRDKFYIVTQLATGGELFDRICEQGKFTEKDAAETIKQVLLAVDFLHKNQIVHRDLKPENLLYLSKDPDSDLVLADFGIAKMLDGKGESLKTMAGSFGYAAPEVMRKEGHGKPVDMWSMGVITYTLLCGYSPFRSENLQDLIRECTDGSVVFHERYWKDVSNDAKDFILHLINPDPDQRWTSEEALGHIWLSGKNATDHNLLPEIKSFRARSRFRRIIEKIKLQARIQKLREQEEDPENSDLSAIFSEVARAKLADDKEEKEVLRVTEEVQKEAKRRSFQA encoded by the exons ATGAGCT TCGCAGGCATGCTGAACCGGCTTCACGGCCAACCCGAGAGCTACGATAAGAA GGCCAAATACAGATTCGGTCGAACTCTCGGTGCTGGAACATATGGTGTCGTTCGTGAGGCTGATGGCCCCACGGGCAAGGTGGCCGTCAAGATTATCCTGAAGCGAAATGTCAAGGGTAACGAGCAGATGGTCTacgacgagctcgagatgctccagaagctcaagcatCCTCACATTGTCAAGTTTGTCGACTGGTTCGAGTCGAGG GACAAGTTCTATATCGTCACACAGCTCGCGACCGGCGGTGAGCTCTTCGATCGTATCTGCGAGCAGGGCAAGTTCACCGAGAAGGATGCCGCCGAAACTATCAAGCAGGTCCTGCTTGCAGTCGATTTCCTGCACAAGAACCAGATCGTCCACAGAG ATCTCAAGCCCGAGAACCTGCTCTACCTGAGCAAGGATCCCGACTCCGATCTCGTCCTTGCTGATTTcggcatcgccaagatgctcGATGGCAAGGGCGAGTCCCTCAAGACTATGGCAGGCTCTTTCGGCTATGCTGCCCCCGAAGTGATGCGCAAGGAGGGCCACGGCAAGCCGGTTGATATGTGGTCCATGGGTGTCATCACCTACACCCTGCTCTGCGGCTACTCTCCCTTCCGAAGCGAAAACCTCCAGGACCTGATCAGAGAGTGCACCGATGGCTCTGTTGTTTTCCACGAGAGATACTGGAAGGATGTCAGCAACGACGCCAAGGACTTTATCCTGCACTTGATCAACCCCGACCCCGATCAGCGCTGGACTAGCGAG GAAGCCTTGGGCCACATCTGGCTCAGCGGAAAGAACGCCACCGACCACAACCTGTTGCCCGAGATCAAGTCGTTCCGCGCGAGAAGCCGCTTCAGGCGCATCAtcgagaagatcaagctccAGGCCCGAATCCAGAAGCTCagggagcaggaggaggatcCCGAGAACTCGGATCTGTCGGCAATTTTCAGCGAGGTCGCCAGAGCCAAGCttgccgacgacaaggaggagaaggaggtgcTGCGTGTCACCGAGGAGGTCCAGAAGGAAGCCAAGCGCCGCAGCTTCCAGGCTTAA
- a CDS encoding Histidine--tRNA ligase, whose translation MKPKPASAKFSLARSTLASSTASYYLARPLTSIAAASSVSYLSSHGPPSCLGRRPRLSVNGLGPSIKGFSQPRHSSSSSSTTAPRPTRSQQPHKMAPKNKFELKTPKGTKDFLTLRGGEGKDMVIRDHIFNTITQVFKRHGGVTIDTPVFELREILAGKYGEDSKLIYDLADQGGEICSLRYDLTVPFARFLAMNKDIQNIKRYHIAKVYRRDQPAMTKGRMREFYQCDFDIAGTYDAMLPDAEVIRIISEVFEGLGWNGAYTIKMNHRKILDGIFQVCGVPEDKIRTISSAVDKLDKLPWADVRKEMTEEKGLDGEVADRIGEWVILKGKQDLLEKLQNNESLAANESMKKGMADLALLFEYLEAFNVLDRVSFDLSLARGLDYYTGLIYEVVTEGSAPQVAPGHEDEAPKPSKKKGKKGSDDDDRSGDPTVGVGSVAAGGRYDNLVGMFSGKNQIPCVGISFGVDRIFSITKARMAAEKNSAVRGNDVDVYVMAFGKGFLKERMSVCTKLWEAGIKAEFLYKVKPKLPAQFKAAEANGVPFAIFLGDDEVASGKVKIKEMGLQDGHPEKEGILVDLADMAKEVKVRLQRKRELDHLTRQAEGLRVVHGIKGDEVKDGEKKNEAQPEAAPETAAPEAAAPEASPAAEEQTPTNPAA comes from the exons ATGAAGCCAAAGCCAGCCTCGGCCAAATTTTCTCTGGCCAGATCAACATTGGCGTCCTCAACTGCGTCTTATTACCTTGCACGGCCATTGACATCCATTGCCGCTGCTTCTTCTGTTTCATATCTATCCTCCCACGGCCCTCCTTCCTGTCTGGGCCGCCGTCCTCGTCTGTCCGTCAACGGCCTGGGCCCCTCCATCAAAGGCTTTTCTCAGCCCCGccactcttcttcctcttcctccaccacTGCCCCGCGTCCCACGAGATCCCAACAACCACACAAGATGGCGCCCAAGAACAAGTTTGAGCTCAAGACCCCCAAGGGCACAAAGGACT TCCTGACACTGCGCGGAGGGGAGGGCAAGGATATGGTCATCCGTGaccacatcttcaacaccatcacccaggTCTTCAAGCGCCACGGCGGAGTCACCATCGATACCCCCGTCTTCGAGCTCAGAGAAATCCTCGCTGGCAAGTATGGCGAGGACAGCAAGCTCATCTACGACCTCGCCGATCAGGGCGGCGAGATCTGCTCTCTCCGATACGACTTGACCGTCCCCTTCGCCCGTTTCCTCGCCATGAACAAGGACATTCAGAACATCAAGCGATATCACATTGCCAAGGTCTACCGCAGAGATCAACCCGCCATGACCAAGGGCCGAATGCGAGAGTTTTACCAGTGCGATTTCGATATTGCCGGCACCTACGACGCTATGCTGCCCGACGCCGAGGTCATTCGCATCATCTCTGAAGTGTTTGAGGGACTTGGTTGGAACGGCGCCTACACGATCAAGATGAACCACCGCAAGATTCTCGACGGTATTTTCCAGGTCTGCGGTGTGCCTGAGGACAAGATTCGCACTATCTCCTCTGCTGTCGACAAGCTGGACAAGCTGCCGTGGGCTGATGTTCGCAAGGAGATGACGGAAGAGAAGGGCCTTGACGGCGAGGTGGCTGACCGAATTGGCGAGTGGGTTattctcaagggcaagcaggacctcctcgagaagctgcagaacAACGAGAGCCTGGCAGCCAACGAGTCCATGAAGAAGGGCATGGCAGATCTTGCTCTGCTCTTCGAGTACCTTGAGGCTTTCAACGTGCTGGACCGAGTATCCTTCGATCTCAGCTTGGCCCGTGGTCTTGACTATTACACCGGCCTTATATATGAGGTTGTCACAGAGGGATCTGCTCCTCAAGTGGCGCCCGGCCACGAGGATGAGGCCCCCAAGCCCTCGAaaaagaagggcaagaagggatctgacgacgatgaccgTTCTGGCGACCCCACAGTCGGTGTAGGCAGTGTTGCCGCTGGTGGCCGCTACGACAACCTTGTCGGCATGTTCTCTGGCAAGAACCAGATCCCTTGCGTCGGCATTTCTTTCGGTGTTGACCGAATCTtttccatcaccaaggccaggatggcggccgagaagaacTCGGCTGTCCGTGGCAACGATGTTGATGTCTACGTCATGGCTTTTGGCAAGGGCTTCTTGAAGGAGCGCATGTCGGTTTGCACAAAGCTCTGGGAGGCTGGCATCAAG GCCGAGTTCCTCTATAAGGTCAAGCCCAAGCTGCCAGCGCAGTTCAAGGCGGCTGAGGCCAACGGTGTCCCATTTGCCATTttccttggcgatgatgaggttgcgtcaggcaaggtcaagatcaaggagatgggacTCCAGGATGGTCACCCCGAAAAGGAGGGTATCCTTGTGGATCTCGCAGATAtggccaaggaggtcaaggtccgACTCCAGCGAAAGCGAGAGCTGGACCACCTGACCAGACAAGCTGAAGGTCTGCGGGTAGTCCACGGCATCAAGGGTGACGAGGTgaaggatggagagaagaagaacgaggCCCAACCCGAGGCTGCACCAGAGACTGCCGCTCCTGAAGCTGCGGCCCCTGAGGCGAGCCCTGCGGCAGAGGAGCAAACTCCTACAAATCCTGCCGCATAG
- a CDS encoding Hydrolase-4 domain-containing protein, with protein sequence MSSQDVASPALVATTTALATVSFLALARALLYPARPSRIRNPLSEGVYAKSRADETRHLVYQPDQFPGARDVETPYGSMRVYEFGPEDGEKVLFVHGISTPCVTLAPLANAIAKRGYRVMLFDLFGRGFSDGVADLPHDARLYVSQMLLALASSPLAWTGNGAFRLVGYSLGGGIAVHFANAFPDLVQDLVLLAPAGLIRAASFGHVSRFLFQTGLVPERILAVATRRRLQQPIAASARQPDKTAIESITTPPPVAVAEAEVVPASGERVTPLEQRVMEYVRWMVVNHHGFVPAFMSSIRFAPLTEQHQAWEKLAKRAPGTTAIFLAAADEIINVEDYRRDALPLVGGEDKVRWRVLPGSHDFVMTHVGDILREIDDMWHVKA encoded by the exons ATGTCTTCCCAAGACGTCGCCAGCCCGGCCCTCgtggccaccaccaccgccctGGCCACCGTCTCCTTCCTCGCACTCGCCCGTGCCCTTCTCTACCCTGCCCGCCCGAGCAGAATCCGGAATCCCCTCAGCGAGGGCGTCTACGCCAAGAGCCGCGCCGACGAGACCAGACACCTTGTCTACCAGCCGGACCAGTTCCCCGGAGCCCGAGACGTGGAGACTCCG TATGGGAGCATGCGGGTCTATGAGTTTGGCCCCGAGGATGGAGAAAAGGTCCTGTTTGTTCACGGAATCAGCACCCCGTGTGTCACTCTTGCGCCTCTGGCCAACGCAATCGCCAAGCGAGGCTACCGTGTGATGCTCTTT GATCTCTTTGGCCGTGGATTCTCAGATGGTGTGGCTGACCTCCCCCATGACGCCCGCCTCTACGTCTCCCAGATGCTCCTCGCCTTGGCTTCGAGCCCCCTGGCCTGGACCGGCAACGGCGCCTTCCGTCTCGTCGGCTACTCCCTTGGTGGTGGCATCGCCGTGCACTTTGCCAACGCCTTCCCTGACCTGGTccaagatcttgtcctcctcgctcCTGCGGGTCTCATTCGTGCCGCTTCCTTCGGTCACGTCTCccgcttcctcttccaaACTGGTCTGGTTCCGGAGCGTATCCTCGCTGTAGCCACACGCCGGCGACTTCAGCAGCCCATCGCCGCCTCAGCAAGGCAACCCGACAAGACGGCCATCGAGAGCATCACCACTCCGCCACCTGTGGCCgttgctgaggctgaggtcGTGCCCGCGTCTGGTGAGCGTGTCACACCCCTGGAACAGCGTGTGATGGAGTACGTTCGCTGGATGGTGGTCAATCACCACGGCTTCGTCCCCGCCTTCATGTCGAGCATTCGCTTTGCACCCCTGACTGAGCAACATCAAGCGTGGGAGAAGCTAGCCAAGCGTGCCCCTGGCACCACTGCCATCTTTCTGGCTGCCGCTGATGAGATCATCAACGTTGAAGATTACCGTCGTGATGCGCTGCCTCTGGTTGGCGGCGAGGACAAGGTGCGCTGGCGCGTGTTGCCTGGCAGCCACGACTTTGTCATGACGCACGTGGGTGATATTCTCCGAGAGATCGATGACATGTGGCACGTCAAGGCGTAA